ACGGATTGGCACAAAAGAGAACCGAATATATTATTGCGAGGTATATTGAATATGTAAATCAATTAAATTTTGATAATTATTCTGGCGATACAAGGGAGAATCTACTAAGAACAAACTGCGATTATGGAAGCATACTTCTTGATTGGACCTATCAGGATATTCCGGAGGAGCAACAGCAGGATTTAGCCATAGCTTTATTTCGGGTGTTGGAATATTTTATGGACAATTACGTGCTTACAAGCTCTGGAAATAGCTACGTAACAAGTCATAATATTTACAATTGTGTGCTTACCATGCGAGCAGCTTTGGCCTTGCATAATGCCAATGGTCTTTCTGCCTCTCAAAAAGCGGATGTAGATTCTTGGTACAAAACCTTATTCGATAAGTGGGACAATGGAATTTTACCTGCTTTTGCCCACTTTCGTGATGATGATGGTGGATGGAATTGGGGAGCTGCTTATGCTACTTTTGGATTGCCAGACCAGTATCAGTTTTTTGATGATATGCTTTATGCAACTGGTAAAAATTATTATCAGGAACAAGCTTGGATACGTGAATCTATAAACCAGTATTGGTATTTTTATCGACCAGATAATTATACAATTCATTTAGGCGATGCAATTGTTAATAGAGATCAGGCAGACAGAGGAATGTATAGAAATGCTGCAGAATACGCCGATCCGCGAAGTCAGTATTTAGTACAGATATATGCCAATTATCCTTATGTGCACAATACAGGTTTGGTGTTTAATAAATTAATTTATCAGGATTTTGAGGCAGCAAATGTAGAGCACCCACAACCACCTTTAAACTGGTGGGCCGATAAAACCGGATTGGCTGTAAGCAGAACTTCTTGGAACGAAGATGCAACAATGCTTTGGTATTATTGTGCACCAGCAAAACGTGCCGATCATGAACACCGCGATAACAATACATTTACCATTATAAAAGATAAACCTTTAATTCTGGATGCAGGTTACTACGATTCCTATGGCTCTTCGCACTACAACAATTATTATTCGCGAACCATTGCTCACAATACCATTTGTGTATTTGACGAGTCGGAGGCTTATGGGAATTTTGGCAGATCTGCTTCCAACGATGGAGGTCAAATAGAGACCAACAGACTAGAGAATTTAGATGAGGTTTTCCAAAAGGATCACATACGTGGTAAATGGATTCGTTATGCTTCGGGCGAGGATTATGCCTACCATATTTCCGATGCTGCCAACTCTTATTCTTCAAATAAACTAGATCGTTTCGAAAGAAGGTTATTGTATCATAAACCCGATAAGGTTTTGATTTTAGATCATTTACATCTTTTAAATATAAATTCTGAAGAGAGAAAAGCCAAGTACATTAATCATTTTGCAAACCGACCCGATATCAGCGGTAAGCTTCTTAATTCGGCTGTTGCCGATAAAATTATGACTTATAATGGACAGGATTATAAGTCGGTAAATGGTAAAGGAAGTATCGCTGTTAGAACATTATTACCCGAATCTACAACTACTACACTTATTGGTGGAAGCAATTATGAATATTGGGTTAATGGAACCAACTATCCTCCCAATGCAGATATAGACTTTGAGAATTTACACCCAGGATCGTGGCGAATTGAAGTTGAACCAACTGAAGTGGTAGAAAACCTTGTTTTTTTACATACCCTTAAAATAGGTGATGATAAAAATCCAGCCAATTCAGGAGGAAAGCTGCTTAGGAATGAAAATACAATTGGAGTCGATTGGGAAAATAATTTGTACCTGTTTCATGCCAAAGGAGATACTGCAGCTGTTTTTTATAATGTTAATCCACTTGATGGAAACAGAAGAATAAAAATTTTTGCTTTAGATATGAAAAGTAATACATCTTTTGGTGTTTTTGTTGATGATGTTTTGGAGAGAACTGGCGAGTCTAATTCTTCAGGTGTTTTTGAACTTACCGTAGATTTGGGTGAAGGACAGCATTCTGTTGTTGTGCGCGACACAGTAGCTGGCGATCCTAATCCGGATACCGATCCCGAACCTGATCCTGCACCCGAACCCGATGATGAGACCGATGGAAAAGTGAAAGTTTATCCTAATCCGAATACGGGTAATTTTGTTGTGTTAATTAATGATAATGAAATTAGCGAGTTTACGATTAGTACTTTTGATTCTGTGGGTAGAAAAGTGCAAGAACATAATATTTTAGGTAATCGTGCCGATCTGGATTATAGTGCATTGACAGCTGGGGTATATTTTCTAATTATTAAATACCTTGATAAAAAAGCGAAACGAAAGATTATTATAGTGGATTAAGAAAATTAAAATCTGTTTTTAATTGCGAATTTCATATATCTTTGGGCAATTAAATAAAACCAATTATGGGTAAATTAACACTATCATTATTATTGATTTCTATTTTGACATTTTCTTGTAATAAGGGAAAAAAGAACATCCAAAATTCAGATTCTTACATATTTTTTATTGGAACATATACCGATACCAACTCAAAAGGCATTTATAAAATGCAAATGGATAAGTTGGGTAAGTTTGGAGAATTACAATTACAGGCAGAAACAAAAAATCCATCGTATTTAAGTTTTGCAAATGGAGGAAAGCACCTGATTGCAGTAAACGAAATAAATACTTTTAATGGACTTGGGAGCGTTGAAAGTTATAAAATAGGTGAAAAGCTAGAGCTTATAAGCCGAAAATCGAGCGGAGGAGCTCATCCGTGTTTTGTAACTGTTAATAATAAGGGAATTGTACTTACTGCTAATTATACAGGAGGAAATACAGGTTTATTAAAAATTGATTCCTTTGGGAATTTATCCGAATTGATCGATGTAAATCAGCACAAAGGATCGGGAGTGATAAAAGCTCGTCAGGATAAAGCGCATGCACATAGTATTTGGTTTCAGCCAAATTCAAATAAAGTAATTGGTGTTGATTTGGGAACCAATGAATTGTGGATCTCAAAAATTGAAGAGAATAAATTTGTTGCTGCAGAGAATAATCGTTTAAAATTATCCGATGGTGCAGGACCTCGGCATTTGGTTTTTCATCCTAATGGAAAATGTTTGTTCGTTATTAACGAATTAAATAATACAATCAGCACAATTAATTTGCTTGGTAATAAGTTAAAATTGGAGTCTAATATCACAACGCTTCCTAGTAATTTTAAGGGGAATAGTGCTACTGCAGATATTCACATTTCATCGGATGGAAAATTTTTGTACGGATCGAATCGTGGACACAATAGCATTGTTATTTATGCGGTATCGGATAATGGGAACTTACAGCTGTTGGCTCATGAATCTACTCGTGGCGATCATCCTCGTAACTTCAGCCTAAGTCCTGATGAAAAATTTTTAGTTGTAGCCAACCAAAATACTAACAATTTGCTATGTTTTAAAAGAGACTTTAAAACAGGCTTGCTCACTTTTGTAGATGAAGTGGCAGCGCCTAAACCTGTTTGTATTCTTTTTCAGCAATAGCTTTAAATTCGATTAGCATCAAAAGGTCTGTTTTCTGTAGGTCGGGATAAAAACCTTGTAAAACAGCCCACAATTCATCTTTCGAATCGAATCCATCTTTTTGTACTTCTCTAAGGCTTAAGCTACTAAAGCATTTGTGAGATACTTTCGTGATATCAATAGAAATTGGGTTTTTGTTATCGAAAATGGCTTCTCCTTTTCCCAATTTTGGAACTGCTTCATTTACTCTGGTAGTTTGAGTTTTTTCTCCATTTTTAATGGCTTTGTAAAAGTTAGAGTGGAAATGGATTTGGGACATAAATTTGAAATTTAATTAATTGTTTTTTGCGTAAAACTAAGAAATGTTAACTTCAATATTCTCATTTAAACAATTATTTACCTTTTCAAACATCAAATTCTGAATATCAGGATAGCTTAGGTTTTCAGGCAAATTTTTAAAGAATTGAACCTCTGCAATTTCAGATTCGGGTAGCTCTCCTAAGTGCAGAATATTGGCATAAAAAATTCGTCCATATTTTAAGGCACCCTTCCAGTTACAGGAATAATCGGCAATTAATCGTAGAGAAAATTCCAGAGCACCAGTTTCTTCGAACAATTCTCTTCTGGCAGCTTGCAGTGCAGTTTCATTTTCT
This genomic interval from uncultured Marinifilum sp. contains the following:
- a CDS encoding heparinase II/III family protein is translated as MRSVLVFLFFFLLFGCYSQDVPLVNNNHPRIDLSQNRFDWLKENISSGECGETYTRFKSSYDRDWVTFPTMYLVGSDESQWNFQFNSIDAFRMSKMTAFLLKMGTDGLAQKRTEYIIARYIEYVNQLNFDNYSGDTRENLLRTNCDYGSILLDWTYQDIPEEQQQDLAIALFRVLEYFMDNYVLTSSGNSYVTSHNIYNCVLTMRAALALHNANGLSASQKADVDSWYKTLFDKWDNGILPAFAHFRDDDGGWNWGAAYATFGLPDQYQFFDDMLYATGKNYYQEQAWIRESINQYWYFYRPDNYTIHLGDAIVNRDQADRGMYRNAAEYADPRSQYLVQIYANYPYVHNTGLVFNKLIYQDFEAANVEHPQPPLNWWADKTGLAVSRTSWNEDATMLWYYCAPAKRADHEHRDNNTFTIIKDKPLILDAGYYDSYGSSHYNNYYSRTIAHNTICVFDESEAYGNFGRSASNDGGQIETNRLENLDEVFQKDHIRGKWIRYASGEDYAYHISDAANSYSSNKLDRFERRLLYHKPDKVLILDHLHLLNINSEERKAKYINHFANRPDISGKLLNSAVADKIMTYNGQDYKSVNGKGSIAVRTLLPESTTTTLIGGSNYEYWVNGTNYPPNADIDFENLHPGSWRIEVEPTEVVENLVFLHTLKIGDDKNPANSGGKLLRNENTIGVDWENNLYLFHAKGDTAAVFYNVNPLDGNRRIKIFALDMKSNTSFGVFVDDVLERTGESNSSGVFELTVDLGEGQHSVVVRDTVAGDPNPDTDPEPDPAPEPDDETDGKVKVYPNPNTGNFVVLINDNEISEFTISTFDSVGRKVQEHNILGNRADLDYSALTAGVYFLIIKYLDKKAKRKIIIVD
- a CDS encoding lactonase family protein, with the protein product MGKLTLSLLLISILTFSCNKGKKNIQNSDSYIFFIGTYTDTNSKGIYKMQMDKLGKFGELQLQAETKNPSYLSFANGGKHLIAVNEINTFNGLGSVESYKIGEKLELISRKSSGGAHPCFVTVNNKGIVLTANYTGGNTGLLKIDSFGNLSELIDVNQHKGSGVIKARQDKAHAHSIWFQPNSNKVIGVDLGTNELWISKIEENKFVAAENNRLKLSDGAGPRHLVFHPNGKCLFVINELNNTISTINLLGNKLKLESNITTLPSNFKGNSATADIHISSDGKFLYGSNRGHNSIVIYAVSDNGNLQLLAHESTRGDHPRNFSLSPDEKFLVVANQNTNNLLCFKRDFKTGLLTFVDEVAAPKPVCILFQQ
- a CDS encoding ASCH domain-containing protein; its protein translation is MSQIHFHSNFYKAIKNGEKTQTTRVNEAVPKLGKGEAIFDNKNPISIDITKVSHKCFSSLSLREVQKDGFDSKDELWAVLQGFYPDLQKTDLLMLIEFKAIAEKEYKQV
- a CDS encoding NUDIX domain-containing protein — protein: MNAPIVKFLAPLSISENNLKYSIICSKYQNNWVFVRHCLRETWEMPAGHIEENETALQAARRELFEETGALEFSLRLIADYSCNWKGALKYGRIFYANILHLGELPESEIAEVQFFKNLPENLSYPDIQNLMFEKVNNCLNENIEVNIS